Part of the Acidobacteriota bacterium genome is shown below.
GGTATCAAGGGCGAGCGCGAGGACCCCGGCGAGCTGGTCGGCCAGCAGGCCCTCTTCGTGGTCAACCTCAAGCCCAAGAAGATGATGGGTGAGGTCTCCGAGGGCATGCTCTTCGACATCGGCTACGCCGACGGCGTGCGGCCGGTGCTCGCCACCCCCGAGGCCGCCGTCCCCAACGGCACCCGCGCCGGCTAGCAGGATGCTGAAAAAGTCGCGTGACGACTTATTCAGCGCCTGCTGTTTATTTCAGGGGGGCTAAAAGGCGCCCCCCTCAGGCGCGCGCGCATGTCGCG
Proteins encoded:
- a CDS encoding tRNA-binding protein; this encodes MQPAPVKPTIAFSVLDQIDVRVGTITAIEEVPKSKSLMRLRVDLGDQQRTILAGIKGEREDPGELVGQQALFVVNLKPKKMMGEVSEGMLFDIGYADGVRPVLATPEAAVPNGTRAG